In Tripterygium wilfordii isolate XIE 37 chromosome 17, ASM1340144v1, whole genome shotgun sequence, the genomic window ATATGCTCATAAATTGAAAATCCAACCCCAAATATATCAaggatattgtccgttttgggatAGGGCCCTTTTCATGAGCCGTCGCCAATGATCTTTAGGCCCCGAAAACTAAACTTCATTTAGGGTTAAGAAAATATTACATACCTTGACATGGTTTTTGTAGTATTGTTTGACAACTGCGTTTGTGTAAAAATCATCTTCGTCTCTCACTTTCTGTCCACGCTCCTTTGCCCACTGAACATATTGTGCTTTGCCACCACGATCTCTCCAGTTATTCACCAAACACAGTCTCACATATATCCCATATTTCTTAGCTTCTGCAATCATGAAGTCCAATCCCTGTAATATATAACAACATACTATTTGTAAAACAGGACTGATCTCACAGACAAACAGATTATAGAGCAATAAAAGACAGAACaatcaaaataaagaaagaagaagaacacaagGTTTACGTGATTCGGCAAGAGTGTCTATGCCCACGGAGTCTATGAGAATTCCAATAGTACAATTGAACTAGGGTTTCCACCATCTTTGAAAGTAAAAGTTTTACTACTAGAAGAACTGACCTTGAACATGTTTTCGTTGTACACTCCGGGAGAAGACTGAAGAGAATTGTAACCACCATCGTTGAAAGCCCAAGTTCTGGCAACATTCATGCCATACTTTGATGCTTGTTGAAAGGTGGTGGAGACCTTGGTCCTGGCCGACGGGTCGCTTGCCATCATCATCAACCAGTACGCGTTGAAGCCATTCAAATACATAGTCTTACCGTTCTTCATAAAATGGACTCCATTTGTTTTCACAAAATTGCTGATGTCCGCTTGAGACTCGCAGATCAATCCATGCTGTAACAAGAGAACAAGAAAAGCCAAGAAACTAACACATATTTTCCCCAACATCCTAATAATTGTATAAATCTAATATCCAGAGAGAAAATCTGCTGATATATGAATAATGGTCTGATTACGGTACATATTTATAGTTTTTCACAAAGGGGTGATTAgtatcaatgaaaaattatgTTTTCCACAAATAGtagaaaatatcaaatatgaTCCATTAATTCCATACGTTTATAGTGTATTCTATATatctaatattttatatatatatatatatatatatctaatattCAAAATCAATTAATGCGAGAGAGAGTCTGATGATATATGAATAATGGTCTTATTATACTAAATATTTATGCATTTTTCACAAAGGAGTGATCAGTCAGTGAAAAATTATGTTTTCCACATCTATATAGtagaaaatatcaaatattattGACTTGGAAAGATTACAACACTTTCCAATTTTTCCACACGTTGTTGAAGACATATTAagttttccataaaaaaaaaattttaattacttGAATATCTTAATTGGAAGattgaaaatttgaaggaaaaaaaatgtattcAGAGTCTTCAGCTCAACTCAGATGACTGAGCTTGACAAGTTCGCTGATGGGCCTTGCTAGGCCTTAAATAGTCGGATTTTCACATTCCAAGTTCCGATTCAATTGGCCCGGTTATTGGATTGTTGGCAATCAAATATTCAATCAAGGGTCTAatatttgagaaattttatttgcacaccatgTAACTACTACCTTTACACCACCTACTCCAATCGTATAAATGTACACTAAAATTTTATAAGTTTTCActcaaaatttaatgaatagatcaaAATGTCCTTTATttgtaaaatatgaaataagaagttattaagtttacaccactaataaacaaaacccacaacCCTCCATTTTCgtcttttttcattttcccaATTCAGTTACATGGATTATGCTATAGGTTATACGTTTGTAAACATACTTGAGTGACGGAGATTGCATGAACCAGGTtcctttttttgttaaaaaaaggaTAATCGGGATGGTCGTGTTAATTATTGATAATAAAATTGGAATGATGGTGTTGATTATTGTGAACAAAATCAGGATGGTTGTGCTGAATTGTTTTCACTTAAGGGCATATTAAACATTTCATATAAGAATATAGATGTAAAAGTGATGTAAACTTAACCCATTATtattgtgtaaataaaattttccataatattttgatattttcctGGAATTGGCGCGCACTCCAAaattctgcaatttgaaatacaaCCGAGAGAAAGCACCAGAAGCAAATGATCACACGACTCACAAATTCACACCCCTCGTTCTCTCAACAAGAGTCGGAGAAGCAAAATCACTTCGATCCAATTCGAGGTAGGTATTTCCGTGCCTGTTTCTTTCAGTAGTTTTGATTCGCTAAGCACGATCGCTATTTACGCGTCGATGGCATTACTTGATCAAATTAGATGTCTATTTAGCTAGAAGAATATGTTCTCTTATGATTTGTGATTCAGTCGAACGGGGATGCCATCCGTTGCCATTCTCGTTATTGTCTCTCAGAGTTCTCGATCATCTACGCTTCTTGTTGAATTTCGATTTCATATGTTTTGTTTCCGGCTGCTATTGCTGTTGAAGTAGGTATCTGTCGCTAACTGAAAATAGTCTCTGAAAAAGTCAATGTATATGTTTAGGGTTAGGAAGAAATCATCACATGCTTCACTCGAAGCTATTACTTCTTTTACGTATTTTCTAGTTTTCTTTCTGATTTTGCACCATATTGGACTTGGTGGCTGTTTCTGGCGAGGCATTAGTATCATCATTGTTTCTATTAACATTATCACagatttgtgaaatttttatCTTATAATTTGATTTGCTTTACTGTCAGAAGAACTGCTAAAGGCAAGATTTCGTTGTCATTCTTGTttgtatttgttattttgtgcAAAACTGAAGCAACCATCATGTTACAgtagtttctctctctttcagaCCATATTGTGATTATCTTTTGCTGTATTTTGATCATGTTCTAATCATTGTTGATTTGGAGATGGATTCCTATTTCCTAATCTTTTTATGTAATTCAAATCTGTTAATATCGACAATTGTTACGACATTGAAATGTGTTGCCCTTGTTGTAGgctccaaataatcatttaaatgGAAAGCGAAGGGACTTATCATAGGAAACGGATGAAATTATCTGTATGTTTGTGTTCATTCTTACATCTTCCAAGGTTTAACAATTCTGAAGAAATCCAAATTTTACGTTCCACAATCTGATTGTCCTTAGTTTCAGATGCCAGAGAAGGAAGGGGATGCAGGAGATGAAGCTGGTCTAGAGATTGTtgagaaagaaaatattgagACAAACATAATGGGAGAGATGGAAGTTAAAATTGCCAACATTCACGAGAAGATAGAGAACTTCACTCAGCTGGTACTCGTTTTCAATAATATGCAATGTTTATTTCGTAAATCTTACTTGAAAAGGTCTATGGAAGAGACATCCATGAATTTCTGTTTAGACTTTAGACAACATTGTCCTAAAATCTTTTGAATCTGGCATGGTTTAGTTGAACAGTGATCACATTTTAAATAGTCTGAAGTGACGATTCATATGCTTGCAATGTCATCTTTGTGGTATTATGGTCATGCTTATTGAAATTGTCACTCGTCAAGCTTTTCTGTAATTCATTCAGGTATCTGAGCTTCTGGAATCAGGGAAACTTATGTTCAAGGAACTCAGCAATGAATTTGAAGAGAGGTTGATTATGTGAGTTGTCAAATTGAAATTTAGCATTTGAATGACTCTGGTTATGGCTGCCTGATGTCTCATAGTAGAAATTACAACTCCAGGATACACAAGGAGCAAGTAGAAAAATGGCAGGAGGATATCAAAGAACTGCAGTTTCTTGATGCTTCAAATGAGGAGGCTAATAGCATTCTTATTAATGCTCAATGTTTACTCCAAAACCCTCGCATTGAATCTTGAAGGTAAAATAATACTATGACCtcataatttaaattttgaatagTCAAATTTTTCTGTCCACAAGCTCATTACATGATAGTATGATACAAGTATCTTCAATTGCATGTTTGGTGAACATCTGCTCATTTGCTTCCCTCCATTGCGTGTGCACCCTCTGTGTGATTCTCAAAGGAAACTGAGTCGAAGAGATATGGCTGCTTCTAAGTCACATATCAGGGTCTTGAGCTTTCCTAAAACTTAATAATTGGCATTTGACCAAGTTGTAAACAGAAAATTCAGCTGAAGAGGGCTAAGCAGATTGAGCAGTTTGTCTTCTTGAATTATGCTATCTTATGGAAAGCACTTAAATGTCAAATTGCGTTCTGTATGATAAGAATTAGACGATGAATATGTCATATCAGTTagattgaaaataaattttaagatTGCCGAGCCGATAAACAAGTAAGAAATATCAAATTGTGCTCTACCTTTGAGTTTTGAACATGCATAGCTCCTTTTGCAGCCAAGCTTTGACTTTGGCTTCGGCTTAGCTTTGATACTCATAAGTTGACACAGGAGGCTTAATGAGGGAAGTCTATGTTACTTACTCTGTTTCAGATTAATTTGTTTCGTGGCCGTATATCATAGACATAAAGTTCTAATCAAGATAGTTTTGGACCTTCGGTAACTGATATTCAGCATTGGCGCAATTTGATGGACACTATGGGAAACTGACACCTAAATAGTTACATACTGGTTCTATCAGATTCATGGATAAAGAACCGATGACTTTCTTTCCTTTGCTACTGAACAGGAGTGTTTATTTTTACTGCGATGGATATTTCACTTATAAGATAGATTACTGGAAATTTTGACTCGAAGCATTTGCTTCCTGTTAAACATGTTTTCTTCAAAATACTGATAGGGATGAACTAAAAGAATGCCGGTACATTTTATGTACAATCAGAGAAAGCATTTTTTTTAGCAAATGCAATTGATTTCAACATGATATCTACActtgaagaaatcttgaagCCTCTGATCTTTTTACCATTTTACATGCTTCTCACATTCTTTAAGACACCACTTAAAATGTCGTGTGCTTACATTATCCCTTTGCCTCTATTTGTGCCATTTTAGAAATTTCTCTTGCCAATATAGCAGGCTCATTGTATTTTCATATCATGATAACACTCTCACCGAAAGAGCCAAAGTTGTCATGAAAAGCagtagagttgagcaataaaaaggaggaaaaagaaaTTAAGCTTTTCatggtcaaaactcaaaagcatTGTTTACAAGAAAATTTGGGTGATATTTTACATTTGATGTGGTTCAGAGAAAAGGACGTGAGGGCCATGGGAAGGAAGAAAAACAGAGTAAATGGGATGTGAGTGACGACTGTGACGTGAAGGCACCACCAAGTCCCGCCCCCACTCAAAGCACGTACACTTTATTGTCTGGATTGGATCCTAATTAGAGTGGGTTGCACACTTATTTGGGTATGCAGTTGTTAGTTACAGGTTTAGTGATATTTGTACAGCAGGTGCTTTGCGGCCTCTTTTTGCTTTCCTTTTTCTATTAGTGACCAATCATAAGATAGGAATGACTTTTATCTGTGTGAAGCTGAAGTAATTCAATTGGTTTATACttaccacaaaaaaaaacacaattggtTTATGTGAATTATTATGTCATTGTATCTGGCAGGAGATTCAAAGTTCAATAGAGGGACTTTGTGGGGGGTGGGAGGAGGCATGTCATGTACTGTGTCCACTAAACCAGCTGCTAGTATAGCATAGTAAGTCCTATGTAAATTACATTCTGGTTTTTGTCAGCTTCTACTTTTCTCTGACCCTTACACAGTAACTACTCATTACAATGAAAATTCCTTACCCACACAGAATTCTAATTTCTCATTTGTCAAATCATATTTACAGACTGAACTCGAATTCCTTTAGAAGTTTAGAGGGCCCTCCTTCATTGACTGCATGCATAAAGATAACACAAATAGAGGCAATGTCAAATAGCAATGTGCCAATGTCCCCCTTCCCCTTTGCCTTAGTTGTGTCACTGCTGACATGGGAACTCACTATGACTAGCATCACCCATGTGCCTTTTGCATGGAAATTGCAGAAGACATGCCATGATATATGGCTACCCTACCCATGTCAGAAGCTTAATTCTTCACATGCCAAAGCTGACTTAGAGTTTATATCCTATTCatctaaattctcattttcttgaCAAGCAAGTTGTAGCTAGTTGCATGCATGTGGTTGGTTCTTTAAAATAATCCAGTTACATTTATTTTATGCTCTTTGTATTGGCTTTTGCTCAGCTAAATTCTTCTATAAGTTTGTTTATTGTTAATTATTAGTTATTAAGTCATTGTCAATCATTTATTTCCCAACAAACTAAACGaccttattatattttattgtatGTTTGGCAAGTTGCACTTCAACTGTACTATAACGTATCCCGGCCCCTTATTGACTTATAGAACAAGTAAACGAATCTCTTTTGGAGTTGAATTTACATGAAATGTATAAATACAAATTGAAACACATCAaggatattgtccgttttgagctTTAGGCTATGAGCCTTCACGAATTTGTTCTTCTGTGTTATCGCCATTGACTCTTAGATCCAAAAAAAATGTCACTTGTGTGATAATGACAAGACTTTACTTACATATTACTCGGTTGGGTTGTGTTATTATAATGTAGAATATAATCTTGACATGAAAATCCGAGGTTATCTAGCTCACAATTGTGTGATATTGACACCTTAACAGATTTGAGTAATAAGATGGCAGTACTTTCAATGGGCATTATGAACGAGGGTAAACCACAATGATAAACATAAAAACGAAATCAAAACATTAATCATTAGAAAATGTTCATTTACTTTAGATATTTGTACTGAAAATTGTCGAGGAAAGCATTACCATCACAGAACAGAATTTAAAACTAAAATGCTAGTACAACTAACGGGTGTATATTTAGAttttttatgcaagaaaatgtaGACTAGTGattgtttttgtaatttcatgATTATGTAATGATATTAGTCAACAAGGTGTACAAATTACTTTTGCATTGCAAATCCAGTTgatgattaataataataataacataatataatatatcaacAGCCAAGACTTTAGCAATGACTATAAATAGCCAAACAATACGCTATCTTCatcaccaaataaaaaaaaaaaagagaatggaAAGTGTCTTTGCATTCACAAGTGTTTTAGTGTTAACTTTGGTGCTTCTTTCTGCCAAACTTAGTCCCGTCTCATCGGCTTGGCTACAAGCCCATGCAACCTTTTATGGTGGAAGTGATGCCTCCGGTACAATGGGTAAGTTGTTCTTTCCCTACTTTCCACACAAACGAAACTGCAATACAGGATAACATTACATTATGTACAAATATTCACTGTTTCTATATATCTGATAAGATAATTACTCAATTGGTACTGGCCTTGCAGGGGGTGCTTGTGGATATGGGAATCTCTACACCGATGGTTATGGTATAAAAACTGCAGCATTGAGCACCGCTTTGTTCAACGATggcaaatcatgtggtgggtgCTATCAGATAACTTGTGATGCAACCAAAGTGCCCCAATGGTGTCTTAGGGGGAGGTCCATTACAATCACGGCCACAAATTTCTGCCCACCAAATTATAATCTTCCTAGCAATAATGGAGGTTGGTGCAACCCTCCACGACCACACTTCGACATGTCTCAACCTGCATTTCTAACTATTGCCCAGTACAGGGCTGGAATCGTACCGATTCTCTATAGAAAGTATGTTTCTCTAAGCTTGTACGGTATAACTATATGGTAACTAGATGGTTTTATAATAATGTCTAGTTTGGTTTTATCAGGGTTGGATGCAACAGAAGTGGGGGCTTGAGATTTACCATAAATGGAAGGAACTACTTTGAGCTGGTGTTGATATCAAATGTAGGTGGAGTTGGTGAGATTGCTGAAGTATGGATCAAAGGGTCCAGAATGAGGAACTGGGAAATAATGTCAAGGAACTGGGGTGCTAACTGGCAAAGCTTAAGCTATCTCAATGGCCAGAGCTTGTCGTTCAGAGTACAAACAAGTAATGGAAGGATTAGCACAGCTCTCAATGTGGTGCCATCCAATTGGCAATTTGGCCAGTCTTTCAaaagcaatgctcaattctagatCAATGATGCTAGTATTGTTTACATTTCTCATATCTAGTTTTCTGCAGTGTTGTTTCTGAGATTTGTTTTCGATTTCTGATACTGTATTTCAAGATGTTTTTGTTAACGTGGTCGTGGCTAGGCATCTTGCCATGACAGCCCACCAAAGTATCAATGGAACATGTAGACCAGAAGAGCCAAAATATTTACAGCTCTATGGTATTGTAATAATATACAATATtgctttcaattttcaaaatgacGTAAATCTAACAATTTGAAATACTAACCTTGGTCAACCATGTACGGCTCATCTTTGAGTTAGTAGATATGCCCCTCCACATGCAATCGTACGATCCTGAGTCATCTGAGATGAATAAAGAAATAATGCAATGCACCATCTTCTATAACTCGTTTACCAGCAAATTTCACAATATCATCTCAACTGCGGtgcaagccaaaaaaaaatatttttgaaaccAGCTCTAAAGATTTTTCAAATTGGCCAATGTAGGCCATAATTCAATTGAATTATGTGCTAGTTATCTAACTAGCAAACATCCCACATCCCAATAGTTCAAATAATGGATCAACTTGCAAACGATCAATCCCAAGCAACatctatttggaaaaaaatccCAGAGAAAATCTatccattttgaacataaattgGCAACATTTTTAAGGAGACCCATATTTTACTCAGCACATTGAGACCTTGCGAGTTACCATGGTGTTTGGGGAGAGGGGGGCAATCCAAACCTCGAGGATCTATCCCAGGAGCCAAAGCCAAGCGCCAAGCAGTTACATCAATAAAAATGGCACTATTTTCCATGCAAATCAAATTAGGCTATTGCCTATTGGCGTACCTTGAGATACTTGGTCTTTGAAATCAATTTGAGAAAGAATGTTATCCAATAACATTGGAGGCGCACATCCCCATTGAAAAGTATTAAGGAGAAGGCTCAAGCAGAAACGATAGTTGTATGTTGCTATTGGCACAGATAAAATCCTGGAAACTATTCAGATTTCCAAGAAGAACtatgtgcgatttcaaacaaaaTCTTAATCTCAACTTTTATTACACCAAGATATAAGTAAAATCAAATGAGAATCATTGGTGGCAAGAGCAGAATcagaatttaaattttaaacattaGAATGTATACCTTTTACATCAAAGGGATTACTTGTAACAAACATTGCTGAAAATACATTTTGCACTGCTAATTACAAAAGCTGCAGATGAAAAGAATATGGATAGTAGAACAAAGCACAAAATTGACTAACCACAATATCAGAAGTTGGAGCATAAGCACATGTTACCTATCTGCGCATTACCCTATGTCGCTCTCGTTTGCGGAAGCACTCCAGCTTGCTTCCGCTTGAACTCATCTGTTGCAGCTGGCCGAATCTGTGTTATTATCAGATGTTTCAGGCCCTACACCATTATCTTGAGAAACTTTGTTCTTGTACAGCTTGGGGTGATCTGCAAATTTCTCATCCATAGTCAACAAAATTAGCGGGAACACACTGCAAAACTGAAAGGTTggagaaaaggaaaatagaTAAAAGGAAGCCTAAAGACTAAAATGATTTCACTAAACCATTGGAAAAGAATGACCAAATAGAATGTGTCATCATATCCAAGTCCATGTTTAAAACCGGACTATCagcaatttcaatcatagtCAAAACAAAGAATCGTAACATTATACATGTTTATTTAAAATTTCAGACTACGAGTAAAACCCAAATTCCACAACATTAGTTCATAGTCAATTTGCACCAAGATCAGTGAGAAAACAAAATGCAACTACATATATAAGTTCCATctaaaacacaagaaaaaatGTTTCAACGGAGAGCCCAGTCTATCCATTTTCCCCCCAAGATAGAATAGTCGGAGAAACACCAGTCAACAGGACAGAAGAACCACAGAGTTCCTTCTCCGTCCTCAAGTCTGATCTTTAAATCATTGAAGTAAACATAAGATAGACAAGTATTCCAGACAAACACAACCTTGACTTCCCAATCTATACTGTCATTCGGGAAACTGAAAATTAAACAATTCAAAAGTTGAAAGGGGAAAAAGATTAGTATCAAACCTCTCCTAAGTTTCTCTGTGTAGTCCCTGCCATGATGGAAAAAATCTGCGCTATAACTTGCAGGGAAGCTAAAATCTAATTTTGACCAACCAACAAGCCTCCTCTCTTGAAGAAGCTTTTGGCTGCCTCCATTTCCTCAATATTTTCTAACTTATATCTGCAAACATGGAAGCAATCAATAATATAAGAAattcttttttgtcttcttcttctatatgTGTATGAGGATCTTGATTGTTAGTTTAGTTTTGATTCGATTTTATTACTTAGGATATTTGGAAATATTTGATCCAAGGTAGAGAAGCCTCCCAACACAGACAAGACGAGCTGGAAAACGCAAGTAGGAGATTTTAAGAGAGGACTAATTACATGTTGGGATCTCCAACCATGACAGCATTTTCTTGAACGAAAGCATCCTGCAGAACCAGCTCCTCCTTCTCCCCGTCAGCTGCTTCGCTCTTTGCAGTCGGTTCAGCCACAGCGCCGCCGCTTTGCAGCTTTGGGATCTCAGGGACCCCTAATTTCCGCTCTCTCTGTTTCTGAAAGAATTTCAGCTCTTTCAACATCGTTATGTTCCATTCATGGGCTTCATAAgcaattgcaaaagcaaaaaacTACAATCGTTATGGAAATTACGATGCAGACGATAGAGTCTACTTCATACCTCCACTCTTCTTCGTCTTCGTTTTTGGCATCGTTCACGCCTTCTGCCTTTTCGATTATCCTTTCCCTGAAGTTCTTCTGCGACATCGGATTCGATTGCTAGGGTTAAGTGTGTCGATTGgtaaattgaattgaattgtagGCGGGAATGACAATTTTATCGGAACCGCAAGGGTTTTTCGCCCAAAATCAGTCCAGCCCAATTAGACCGAATTTTGGGCCCCTCCCCAGCCcaaaaaacattttttaaacGCTTAACATCATATAAGTTTATACTTTCAGAAGCAttacatgttcataattttgatatCCATAATTATTCAGAATCTAGGTGACATAAGGAAAAATATGAGAGACCATTTTATGCGCCTAAACTCGGGACTTAACAAAAACTCTCATAAGAGGTTGGTCATATGCCTAATCACACCAAACTTGTATGATCAGCCTGAAGAACTGAATGTAATATGGAAATATCCTACCaaaaaagcatcaaaatgcatgtataaacaaaaatgaaaaatctcgCTCTTAAATTAGGTTTGTTTTAGTCCCGAAATAGAAGTAATCATGCAGACATGAGTTCTTTGGATCTCCCACGCCATGAAGTATGATCTCTACTTCTTTGGAGCAAGCTTGGACCTGATCTTTTGAACTTCTTTAGAACCAATGTGGAATGCTTTTGTCAAAACATTGTCAGGCACTGCTGGAGTAGCTGTAAACAGAGTAACTGCAATTGATTGAGTACCAGGTAACTGGCTATTGAAAGCTGAAATCACTGAAGCAGCCTTGTCCCCATTGTTCTTCTGAAAATGTACCAAACCTCTCGGAAACGCGAATACATCGCCTTTGGTGATCGTTCTCGCGATCAGCTTGTTTGCGGTGGTGATGAATCCTACATCCAAGGTACCTTCGAGCACGTATATTATTTCGGTGGCACGAGGGTGTGTGTGGGGTGGGTTTAAGCCATCAGGTGCATAGTCGATGCGCGAGAGAGATACGCCTAATGTGTTGAGTCCAGGAATTTTCCCAACATTGGCTCCTGTTACAATTGAGCCTACTGAGTTGTTGATTTGTCCTGGCTTTGCTAGACCATCATAGAAGAAATCAGCTTCTGTGACATTTGCTTCGTCTTTGCACGCGAACCCATTGACCTTGATTCctgcacaaaggctcaagttAGAGTTTGACTTAAAACTTGTTTATTACAATGGCTCTAAGATAGCTCGGCTTGTTCATTAACGGCTTCGTTTGGTAGAGTTTATAAACAGTGAAAaataagctaacttataagtTTTGAAATAAGTTATCAAGGTGGTTGGTGAAATTTATGGCCAACGATAGCTTATAAGCGTGAAAAAATATGTTATGTTTAgtttaaaagaataaaaactacacaaaaatatGAGAACCATATAAATCAttgataatttaaaaaattttataatattatcttaataaaagaaaaggaaaaaaaaaactcagaataacttgaattttttttaagaacttaTAAGCTAGCGTGTCGAGATTGTTTGGTCCAGTATCTCCCGCGAGCTTATAAATCTCCAAAATAGGCTGTACCAAACAGCCTACAAACAAAACTTAATCGAACCGGATCAGCAAAATGTAGTATACCTGAAGATAGGTTGGCGACGCATAGATCTTGAAGCATATCAGGGTCGTTCGCCAGCGCACCAGAGATAGCAGTAATGAAGAGTATACATGCCACAACTTTGACAGCCATTTTTACAGTAAGAAAAGAAGACAAGGTTCTGCTTTGGATCTGGGAATACGAGGGTCAATGCCAGCTAgtgctatatatacatatactttcaaacagggaaaaaaaatggatCTGGAAGTGATTGGTATGTAAATTATGAAGCAGAAAAGAGGGCTTTGGCTTTAATACAAAGCAATTAATGAGCACACCTAACTGACTCCCACTTGACCAATTTAAGTTTAGGGCTCTGGTTAGAGAGACTAGTAGATCATCTTACACATGGCAGAGAGGGTTTGGTTCAATAAAAGAGTCGAAAGAGATTGAAAAACATGAGTTGATGATATGGAACAACAAATTAACGTTAACACATGCAGATGGGACGATTGAGATGGGGATTTCTCTACTTACTGGATGGAGGAACTCTACAATTCGACGAGTTTGAAATTCGCATCTAACAAGGCAGAAATAATATGACATGCATAGTGATGTGGTATAAAAAATTTTGGTAGAGTGATGTGGCACATCTCCTAAACTGTTGGATGCGAATTTCAGAACTCATTGCATGTCCCCCAAATCCTATGCTACCTGCCTACCTTGCTTTTATGTATCTTGTGTTCATTCACcaactttttttctcttttttttaaattaaattattcctTGAAGCTTTTTACCAAAAGAAACT contains:
- the LOC119982079 gene encoding putative expansin-A17, with the protein product MTINSQTIRYLHHQIKKKKRMESVFAFTSVLVLTLVLLSAKLSPVSSAWLQAHATFYGGSDASGTMGGACGYGNLYTDGYGIKTAALSTALFNDGKSCGGCYQITCDATKVPQWCLRGRSITITATNFCPPNYNLPSNNGGWCNPPRPHFDMSQPAFLTIAQYRAGIVPILYRKVGCNRSGGLRFTINGRNYFELVLISNVGGVGEIAEVWIKGSRMRNWEIMSRNWGANWQSLSYLNGQSLSFRVQTSNGRISTALNVVPSNWQFGQSFKSNAQF
- the LOC119981957 gene encoding mannan endo-1,4-beta-mannosidase 4-like yields the protein MLGKICVSFLAFLVLLLQHGLICESQADISNFVKTNGVHFMKNGKTMYLNGFNAYWLMMMASDPSARTKVSTTFQQASKYGMNVARTWAFNDGGYNSLQSSPGVYNENMFKGLDFMIAEAKKYGIYVRLCLVNNWRDRGGKAQYVQWAKERGQKVRDEDDFYTNAVVKQYYKNHVKTVLTRINTITRVAYKDDPTIFAWELINEPRSTTDFSGKQILSWVEEMAAYLKSIDQNHLLDIGLEGFYGNSVPSR
- the LOC119982080 gene encoding uncharacterized protein LOC119982080 isoform X2, which codes for MPEKEGDAGDEAGLEIVEKENIETNIMGEMEVKIANIHEKIENFTQLVSELLESGKLMFKELSNEFEERLIMIHKEQVEKWQEDIKELQFLDASNEEANSILINAQCLLQNPRIES
- the LOC119983060 gene encoding germin-like protein 5-1; protein product: MAVKVVACILFITAISGALANDPDMLQDLCVANLSSGIKVNGFACKDEANVTEADFFYDGLAKPGQINNSVGSIVTGANVGKIPGLNTLGVSLSRIDYAPDGLNPPHTHPRATEIIYVLEGTLDVGFITTANKLIARTITKGDVFAFPRGLVHFQKNNGDKAASVISAFNSQLPGTQSIAVTLFTATPAVPDNVLTKAFHIGSKEVQKIRSKLAPKK
- the LOC119982080 gene encoding uncharacterized protein LOC119982080 isoform X1, with the protein product MESEGTYHRKRMKLSMPEKEGDAGDEAGLEIVEKENIETNIMGEMEVKIANIHEKIENFTQLVSELLESGKLMFKELSNEFEERLIMIHKEQVEKWQEDIKELQFLDASNEEANSILINAQCLLQNPRIES